The genomic interval TCCATAAAAGTATATTCAAACGGTGCATCAGGCATCAGTTGTCTCCATTTTTTTTCGATAGATTCCATGGATGTTTTTAAATTGGCCGGAGGTAACCTGAAAGTCAAAAACCGGAAAGCATTCCCTTCTTTAATATGAAAAAAGGCCAACGGCTTAATTGCTTTATGCATAGATTCAAAATGGAAATTTCTGGTAACGCCATCAATAATAAAAGGATCTGAAAAAGTATGTAATCTCACCTGCCGGCCAACCGCAGCTTCCGCATTTTCATAACCCAAAGCCTTTACTGCTGCTTCATTTAATACAATTCTGCCAGACTTATAAATACCTTCACCGACATGAAAAAACTTTCCGGCCACCATCTTTATCTGATAGGTTTCAGCATACTTTTCATCAGTTCCAAGAGATTGTGTCTGGATTGCCTGTGATGAATCCTGCCCCGATTTATAAATACCAAAAAGCCCTCCATTATTTCCATTCGGAATTTCATAGGATAAACTAACCTGATTAACTTCCTTTAAATGAGAAAATTCATCCCTGATTCCTTCCATTTTTGTCACACCTTCAGGTGTCCAGTCGCGGGGAACAGCAACTGACATCAACGATTCTTTGTGATAACCCAAATCCTTGTTAAAAAAATAATTTACCTGCTGCGAGATAACAGCTGCTCCGCCAATCACAAATAATGCAATCGCAAACTGTGAAACTATAAGCAGTCTCCTGAGCATAACATTTTCCTTTATTGACTTCAACTTACCTTTCATGGATTCAACCGAAGGAATGGCTGACAATATAAACGCCGGATAAATCCCTCCTGCCATACCGACCAGCAAAGAGATCAGTATTGGAACAATGATCGAATAAGGAAATAATGAAAGTGAAGACGCTAGTGGTTTTCCCAAAACATGGGCAAAAAAGGTTCTTGAAATTTCGTAAAACATAATTGAAAGCAGCATGGCAAATATGGCAAGCAAAGCAGATTCTGCGAGGAATTGCCTGATGAGTTGTCCTTTATGACTTCCCAAAACCTTTCTTACACCAATTTCTTTTAACCGGGAAGACGAATTACCAATTGAAATATTTACAAAATTCACAACGGCCATGAACAAAATAAAAATTGTAACGCCCGCAAGTGTATAGATCATTTTCCTTACCAATCCATTATTTGCTTCCCAGTAATAGTCATTTAACGGAGAGATGTAAACCTGTAAATTTCCCTTCATTTCTTCCGGAATATTGGTTTTCAGAATTTGTGTCAACGGCTTTTCAAGGTCTTTTGCTGTAACCCCTTTTTTCAGCTCAATGAATGTGATCATATATGGAAATGCCCAGCTATTTTCCGCTCCTTTTCTACCATCCAAACTGCTGAGCGGAATAAAAATTTCGGCCTGGCTTGCAAGCAGATGACTGACAGAATTATCAGCAAGATCTTTCAGGACAGCCGTAATCTGGAATTCCTGTTTACCTCCGACAAAATTATGCAACGTAAGCGTTTGCCCCAAAACATCGCTTCTTCCAAAATATTTAATTGCTTTATTTTCAGTAATTACGATAGAATTAAGCCGGCTTAAAGCTGTACTTGCGTCGCCCTGAAGAAGAGGAAATCCGTACATACTCAGCAAAGTGGAATCGCCTGTTTGTATGTCTTCCCGGAAGTGTTTATCGTTTTTGGAAATGGCAACTGTTATGCCATCAAACCTATAATAATCTGCAACGAGAGAAGGATAATCCTCTTTTAAAGTTTTGCCTAATGGCCCAAGCGTCGCAATATCAACGCCCATGTCCGGGTTCTTCCATTTACTGCGGATAATGTATTGCTTATCCGTATTGCGCAATGTGCGGTTGACCTGTAATTCGCCCCAAATATAGCTTCCGATTAAAAATGAAAACGTCATCCCGACTGAAAGTCCAAAGATGGTAACCAGTGAATAAAACTTACGTTTCATCAGGTTACGCCAGGCAATTTTGAAGTAGTTTTCGAGCATATAAAATTGGGATAAACGATTTGGAACAAACTGGAAAACGTCATAATTCTCCTGACTTCTTGCCCAAAACTACTTAAATCCTTTTTTCTTAGTATCTCAATATAAACTATTTAACTCTTTTTAACTTATGCAGTAGTGTCCTGCGGCACGCTGCTTAAGAAATGATATAAACCCCTTTGCTACAAAAAGATAGCCCCTTTGGAGCAGCATTGCATTGAAATTTAAAAAAAACATTTTTCCAATTACAAAAATTGATGGTTACATTTTGTAATGTACCATCGGCACAACCTGTTTGAAGAATAAATAACAATACCCCACATAATCCGGGCGTGCCGTAAGTACGCTACTATCACGCAAAAAAAGACCCTGCTGCTTCCATGAACAACAGGGTCTTTTTACAAACGATACAATTTCAAAAAATCAATTTTGACTGTATGACTTGTTGATATCCAGTTCTCTTTGTGGAATCAGGAACAGAGGCCGTGCTGTTTTTCCTTGTGCTTTCATGGTTTCTTCCGCCACACCAAATCGCAGTAAATCGGCCCAGCGCTGGTTTTCAAAAGCCAGCTCTACCCTCCGTTCACGAAGCAGTTTCTGGGCAAATGTACCCGAAGTAGACGCACTGACCGGAGCCAGTTTGGCCCTTGCCCTTACCTGGTTGATCAACGCATAAGCTTCTGTGCTTTCGCCAAGCGACTCGGCCAGCATCAGCAATACATCCGCATATCTCAACACCATGAAATTGTAGGACGCATCTGTTTCCTCAAACACATTTTCCCTTCCAAATTTCACAATATACCGGATGTCATTTTTCGTGTTTGTTACCAAAACGCCTTGCGTATTTACGTAACTCGTATCCATGGATTTGATGAAACGGTCATCTCCCGCTTCATAAGCCTTTATCATATCCTGCGTTGGCCGGTTTTTATAAGCACCTGTACTATGTTTCAAAGTAGGTGAAAAAGCATTTGTAAAAGCATTCCCGGTTCCAGTTGCGCCACCTTTAAATTGCACTTCAAAAATGGATTCAGCATTGTTTTTATTGGCCAATCCCCAAAGATTCGAATAATCCGGAACAAGCGAATAACCGTACGTTGCAACAATCCTGCGAAGTACCATTTCGGCCGATTGCTTGTCTCCCGTTGTCAGGTATATTTTTGCCAGTAATGTTGCTGCTGCACCTTTGGTGGCACGGCCTACATTCGCTGCGTCGTATTTTACCAGCAATCCGCTTTCAGCTTTAATAAGATCAGGAATAAGCTGTTTGTAAACCTCCGATGCCGGAATTTGCGCCAATGCCAACCCTTCTGATGAAGATTTTGCCTCAGTAAGGGGCATTGGAATATTGCCGAATGAGATCGCCAGATTGTAAAAAAACAAGGATCTCAGAAATAACGCTTCTCCCCTGATCCGTTCACGGTCAGCATCCGGCATATCTATTCCGTCTATACGGCTTAATACAATATTACTGCGTGCAATACCCAGGTAAGAATCTGTGTAGGCCAGTGTAATCAGCTCACTTGTAGAATTTTCGACAAAATTTTCAATAACAGTCAGATCTGCTCCCAGGCCAGTTCCATCCGGCCCCTGATCCGTATTATCCGAACGCATTTCCTGTGTGATCCAGTAACTTTGATTATATGTACCGTTCAGCTGTAATGCCTTGTAAGCTGCATTGATGGCGGTTGTCATGTCACTGGCCGTGTTATAAAACGAATTTACATTTCGCTGGGAAACAGGGCTCAAATTTGTAAAACTGTCGCTGCATGAAGCCAGCATTCCTGCCGTTAACATTCCTGCTGCAAGCTGTATATATATGTTCTTTAATTTCATATTTGTAGTTGTTTTATGCTGATTGATAGCTATTTAAAATGTCGCATTCAAACCAAACGTGAAAGTTTTGGCCAACGGATAAGCACCGTAATCTTCCCCCTGTACACCGCTTAAAGTGGTCTGATTATTCACCTCCGGGTTGTATCCAACATAATTTGTGCTTGTAAACAGGTTAGTACCGGAAGCATACGCACGTAAAGTCTGGATTTTATTTCCCAATAATTTTTTAGGGAAATTATACCCAACTGCGAGGTTCCTCAAACGGATATAAGAACCGTCTTCAACCTGGTAAGATGACGGCCTGTTATTATTTCCA from Dyadobacter sp. NIV53 carries:
- a CDS encoding ABC transporter permease translates to MLENYFKIAWRNLMKRKFYSLVTIFGLSVGMTFSFLIGSYIWGELQVNRTLRNTDKQYIIRSKWKNPDMGVDIATLGPLGKTLKEDYPSLVADYYRFDGITVAISKNDKHFREDIQTGDSTLLSMYGFPLLQGDASTALSRLNSIVITENKAIKYFGRSDVLGQTLTLHNFVGGKQEFQITAVLKDLADNSVSHLLASQAEIFIPLSSLDGRKGAENSWAFPYMITFIELKKGVTAKDLEKPLTQILKTNIPEEMKGNLQVYISPLNDYYWEANNGLVRKMIYTLAGVTIFILFMAVVNFVNISIGNSSSRLKEIGVRKVLGSHKGQLIRQFLAESALLAIFAMLLSIMFYEISRTFFAHVLGKPLASSLSLFPYSIIVPILISLLVGMAGGIYPAFILSAIPSVESMKGKLKSIKENVMLRRLLIVSQFAIALFVIGGAAVISQQVNYFFNKDLGYHKESLMSVAVPRDWTPEGVTKMEGIRDEFSHLKEVNQVSLSYEIPNGNNGGLFGIYKSGQDSSQAIQTQSLGTDEKYAETYQIKMVAGKFFHVGEGIYKSGRIVLNEAAVKALGYENAEAAVGRQVRLHTFSDPFIIDGVTRNFHFESMHKAIKPLAFFHIKEGNAFRFLTFRLPPANLKTSMESIEKKWRQLMPDAPFEYTFMDNTLQKLYQSEVQLQKASQVATVLAIVIVLLGILGMVSQSTARRTKELGIRKVLGASALSIIILFLQEFFYITGVAMLISFPLVILSMNTWLQNYAYRIRLNWTILAGIGVTFVVAVAVLVCLQTYKAAMMNPVKSISSE
- a CDS encoding RagB/SusD family nutrient uptake outer membrane protein, which produces MKLKNIYIQLAAGMLTAGMLASCSDSFTNLSPVSQRNVNSFYNTASDMTTAINAAYKALQLNGTYNQSYWITQEMRSDNTDQGPDGTGLGADLTVIENFVENSTSELITLAYTDSYLGIARSNIVLSRIDGIDMPDADRERIRGEALFLRSLFFYNLAISFGNIPMPLTEAKSSSEGLALAQIPASEVYKQLIPDLIKAESGLLVKYDAANVGRATKGAAATLLAKIYLTTGDKQSAEMVLRRIVATYGYSLVPDYSNLWGLANKNNAESIFEVQFKGGATGTGNAFTNAFSPTLKHSTGAYKNRPTQDMIKAYEAGDDRFIKSMDTSYVNTQGVLVTNTKNDIRYIVKFGRENVFEETDASYNFMVLRYADVLLMLAESLGESTEAYALINQVRARAKLAPVSASTSGTFAQKLLRERRVELAFENQRWADLLRFGVAEETMKAQGKTARPLFLIPQRELDINKSYSQN